In Spodoptera frugiperda isolate SF20-4 chromosome 4, AGI-APGP_CSIRO_Sfru_2.0, whole genome shotgun sequence, a single window of DNA contains:
- the LOC118272345 gene encoding uncharacterized protein LOC118272345 isoform X2, with protein MAAVSAAMFRPGGGLDPSCYATQRIYDTTENTRPKKWSSKLKLNTSGSSKTSEKSPESPYMYGTISGPGGSALSKSMKYAETWLYGSVRTQTPPIRPSVFSAYPEVSGPVLISTPQKPTPHNYAVILCSCPEYLNGTKKTSSTKVSICKKCKGSRLPLTIADSPQLLVGGTVRGPQVSRDSGLLRAGTVRVQGSKSRPTILKSNGDTDPYDLMRRNRLAPPHEARIGSQFSTTRLRAKSISPCRVKTKKPTSPETLRKNRSKSVSRVNEIWVEEDANTSTDSKKSILSCDINPYDLVKSNGNSKSLVEIEFDDDFGHVFQESMKSKNLSSSGKSKSDSNVKAIGGQRIRISDESKSSKIDDASVYDPVDYDLKSYELKSQDTSPTLSLPNIKNENKKTVSISKSSSKKILSIPTSNRAKQKSVSPKRPPRRMRNNKTDDDSESDNQRLTERTNRKLDSYSRNSKLKNHNTDTIKSILKKPRNYDTIESTTKSESSNEMENKRVNSSLFYLPKPKDKVSINPQNILGRKRVQFLVEKEETTEIYTAELNLEPVTSKEVPAEVLSSSIDTEEDVVAEGDIVSRSLDESCEKLTELITQTITTNGDEKFDNVQLENNIIDTAVEDTTETITATVSKPEAISVEVVNNVNKEDNNIPRIPALRRSESERIPSTISIDPPKFLDTMALRPRSKHGHTSQVFLTSVVENEMCSTNQYVFSQPEANEEVTMPTLNNHYNDNIDIGNLSDSSEITRTILTNLRRGISESPEPPPRLKSKERTKSKKHNYVKTRFVRNNSSSSTSDEWSDANDYEQKTILRVKQFDSDTDEPKTASGILRSSENEPRKTSIQINGNECYSTMNVSSDTPIYLSSVVVNDEYGNTCNTYQTGTTVTISVGTPQKEVKKSKSQIYIGAVLSQQPEKNLEANTYEEYYADKNKDGSYSSRDQNTSNDLSSILNDPVEAVRRNLIPHVCGKQDDKNYSDCQQTIEPNNGNFVTKLFDDPFFAHLAEGLDSDLVKKLIENSLIKLQETKNSEGTDSSEMTIEKLIESSLKNLKEESAKEGEKKEEVKPKNENSAKDDASNKQNMIDSSVCQENEDNSCSAPYESMEYESGAMGVFSDLEPMSDCYNASASELSTEDDTNSTRSKFYQMLVDAALCDIEISNNTDDDHHYESIRLNSDPIYEEIGDMPPPLPVNPPPNSLMILDDEKRSGSRSIFEGASKYDILSYLVDAKERGIDDEETYITSYATHNESSNMIEESKDKINNSEIIDTHLSSNTSQLSNASDSSEDNSLIINHETLEKALVCKKTSAEIERNDSGVGSETSKSSRSRLQGKTSPCNIISDKDTPIHLCEDCDSAVETQITEQGAIYAPLVCRKCAKKRAERKEIITEIVETEEKYGRDLQIILEEFYKPMLVAGLLNQEQLSAIFLNVEELIENNQVLSEKLRDGLEIAIEQGDEDLLTVNVGKILLECSGMLTAFQSYCVKQAGAALLLAGLEKEKELLRIFLRVSQMENAVLRRMNLNSFLMVPVQRVTKYPLLLSRLYRATAACATEREDVKSAQRCVECRLEEINAAAAAAAAAARDVPLWRRLAAARRTAHDLHVADIKLRKMAVDVLDWNHDDARFAMEGKLLFTQPNDNNWRKGRTIKLTPINALLVTNGKPTITHKTNEIRETREARDREAREKEGEALFARSGVREAALLLVREKAGRYTLQREPLFLDRCVVAADHEPEHFFEVHEITTKDSYIFKAEENSRTRTWYRQLQYHAQGAGAWRKRRNALANIMINPMLTRN; from the exons ATATATGACACGACAGAAAACACGCGGCCGAAGAAATGGTCATCGAAGCTGAAGTTGAACACATCAGGAAGCTCCAAGACATCAGAAAAATCTCCAGAAAGCCCGTACATGTACGGAACTATCAGTGGGCCAGGAGGTTCAGCGCTATCTAAATCAATGAAGTATGCTGAGACCTGGCTTTATGGGTCCGTAAGGACCCAAACCCCACCTATACGACCCAGCGTCTTCTCTGCTTACCCAGAAGTCTCTGGTCCTGTCCTTATAAGCACACCTCAAAAACCTACACCACACAACTATGCTGTCATACTATGTTCCTGTCCTGAGTACCTGAACGGTACAAAGAAAACCAGCTCAACCAAAGTCAGTATTTGTAAGAAATGCAAGGGATCTCGTTTGCCATTAACTATAGCTGATAGCCCACAGTTGTTGGTCGGGGGCACGGTTAGAGGTCCTCAAGTCAGTCGTGACTCTGGCTTGCTGAGAGCTGGGACAGTAAGAGTACAAGGATCGAAGTCACGACCGACAATACTTAAGTCTAATGGAGATACCGATCCATATGATTTGATGAGAAGAAACAGATTGGCACCTCCACATGAAGCTCGTATAGGAAGCCAGTTTTCAACAACGCGGTTGCGGGCCAAAAGTATAAGCCCTTGTAGAGTGAAAACTAAGAAACCAACCAGCCCAGAGACACTTCGTAAGAATCGAAGTAAATCTGTTAGTCGAGTAAATGAGATATGGGTTGAAGAAGATGCCAACACAAGTACTGACTCCAAGAAGTCAATATTGTCTTGTGACATCAATCCTTATGACTTGGTAAAATCAAACGGTAATTCAAAATCATTAGTAGAAATTGAGTTTGACGATGATTTTGGACACGTTTTCCAAGAATCCATGAAAAGTAAAAACTTGAGCTCTTCAGGCAAGTCTAAATCAGATTCCAATGTAAAAGCCATTGGTGGTCAAAGAATAAGAATCTCTGACGAGTCTAAATCGAGTAAAATAGATGACGCCTCAGTATATGATCCCGTTGATTATGATCTCAAATCCTATGAATTAAAATCTCAAGACACATCCCCGACTTTGTCATtgccaaatattaaaaatgaaaataagaaaacagtGTCTATTAGTAAGAGTTCgagtaagaaaatattaagtatCCCTACATCAAACCGTGCAAAACAAAAAAGTGTCTCCCCGAAGCGACCACCGAGACGAATGAGGAATAATAAAACTGATGATGACAGTGAGAGTGATAATCAGAGATTGACGGAAAGAACTAACAGAAAACTTGACAGTTACTCACGTAACTCTAAGCTTAAGAATCACAATACTGATACTATAAAATCTATTCTGAAAAAGCCAAGAAATTACGATACCATTGAATCGACTACAAAATCTGAATCATCAAATGAGATGGAGAATAAAAGAGTAAACTCGTCTCTGTTTTATCTACCAAAACCTAAAGATAAGGTGTCTATTAATCCTCAAAATATACTGGGTAGAAAGCGTGTCCAATTTCTGGTTGAAAAGGAAGAAACCACAGAAATCTATACTGCTGAACTTAACCTTGAACCGGTTACCTCGAAAGAAGTTCCCGCCGAAGTTTTGAGCTCTAGCATAGATACTGAAGAAGATGTGGTAGCCGAAGGAGACATTGTAAGCCGTAGTTTGGATGAATCTTGTGAAAAATTGACAGAGTTGATAACCCAAACTATAACAACAAATGGTGATGAAAAATTTGACAATGTGCAGctggaaaataatataatcgacACCGCGGTCGAAGACACTACAGAGACAATTACAGCTACGGTATCTAAACCAGAAGCGATCAGTGTTGAAGttgttaataatgtaaataaagaag ATAACAACATTCCCAGAATACCTGCACTACGTCGATCAGAATCTGAACGTATCCCATCGACTATATCAATAGATCCACCGAAGTTCTTAGATACGATGGCATTGCGACCAAGAAGTAAACATGGACACACAAGCCAAGTGTTCCTAACATCCGTAGTAGAAAACGAAATGTGCAGCACAAATCAATACGTTTTTAGTCAACCAGAGGCGAATGAAGAAGTTACTATGCCAACGTTGAACAATCATTACAATGACAACATTGATATTGGAAATCTCAGCGACAGCAGCGAAATAACAAGAACTATTTTGACTAATTTACGTCGAGGAATATCGGAGTCACCTGAACCGCCACCTCGGCTCAAGTCAAAGGAACGAACTAAATCAAAGAAGCATAACTACGTCAAAACACGCTTTGTTCGTAACAACTCCTCAAGCTCCACCAGTGACGAATGGTCAGATGCTAATGATTACGAGCAAAAAACTATTCTACGTGTAAAACAATTTGATTCTGATACCGATGAACCGAAAACTGCTTCAGGCATACTGCGATCATCAGAAAATGAACCCAGAAAGACCTCCATTCAAATAAATGGAAACGAGTGCTATTCAACTATGAATGTGAGCAGTGATACACCCATTTATTTGTCTTCAGTTGTTGTCAATGATGAGTATGGAAATACGTGTAATACCTATCAAACTGGAACCACCGTTACAATTAGTGTTGGAACTCCACAAAAAGAAGTAAAGAAATCTAAAAGTCAAATTTACATAGGTGCTGTACTTTCCCAACAACCTGAAAAGAATTTAGAAGCGAACACGTACGAAGAATATTACgctgataaaaataaagatggcTCGTACAGCTCTAGAGATCAGAACACATCAAATGATCTATCTTCAATTCTTAACGACCCCGTCGAAGCTGTTAGAAGAAATTTGATTCCACACGTCTGTGGTAAACAAGACGATAAAAATTATTCTGATTGCCAACAAACAATTGAGCCAAATAACGGTAATTTTGTCACAAAACTTTTTGATGATCCTTTCTTTGCTCATCTTGCCGAAGGTTTGGATTCAGATCTGGTTAAAAAATTAATAGAGAACTCTTTAATAAAACTCCAAGAAACTAAGAACTCAGAAGGGACAGACAGCAGTGAAATGACTATAGAAAAGCTTATAGAAAGTTCATTAAAGAATTTGAAAGAAGAGAGTGCGAAGGAAGGAGAGAAGAAAGAAGAAGTGAAACCAAAGAATGAGAATAGTGCCAAAGACGATGCGtcgaataaacaaaatatgatcGACTCTTCCGTCTGCCAAGAGAATGAAGATAATAGCTGCTCTGCTCCCTATGAAAGTATGGAGTACGAGAGCGGTGCTATGGGAGTTTTTTCTGATCTCGAGCCAATGTCAGACTGCTATAATGCTTCAGCGAGTGAGTTGTCTACTGAAGACGATACGAattcaacgagatcgaaatttTATCAAATGTTGGTCGACGCCGCGTTGTGTGATATTGAAATATCCAATAATACCGACGATGACCATCATTACGAATCGATTCGTTTGAACAGTGATCCTATATACGAAGAGATTGGAGATATGCCACCGCCATTGCCCGTAAACCCGCCTCCAAATTCTCTAATGATACTAGATGACGAGAAACGAAGTGGATCACGTTCAATATTTGAAGGAGCATCGAAGTACGATATTTTATCTTACTTGGTGGATGCTAAGGAGAGAGGTATTGATGATGAGGAAACATACATAACTAGTTACGCTACTCATAATGAGTCTTCGAATATGATTGAGGAAtcaaaagacaaaataaataatagtgaaATAATTGACACACATCTAAGTAGTAACACCAGCCAGTTATCTAACGCATCAGATTCAAGTGAAGATAATTCGCTTATCATCAACCATGAGACGTTAGAAAAAGCCCTCGTGTGCAAGAAAACGTCCGCAGAAATCGAAAGGAACGATTCTGGCGTTGGTTCGGAGACGAGTAAGTCTTCAAGAAGTAGACTTCAAGGTAAAACGTCTCCGTGCAATATAATTAGTGACAAAGATACGCCTATACATCTTTGTGAAGATTGTGATAGTGCTGTGGAAACACAAATTACAGAACAAG GTGCAATATACGCTCCCTTAGTGTGCCGAAAATGTGCTAAGAAAAGGGCAGAAAGAAAGGAAATTATCACAGAAATAGTGGAAACTGAAGAGAAGTATGGCAGAGATTTACAAATCATTCTTGAAGAGTTTTACAAACCTATGCTGGTGGCTGGTCTGCTCAATCAAGAACAACTAAGTGCTATTTTCTTGAATGTCGAAGAGCTAATTGAGAATAACCAAGTCCTTTCTGAGAAGTTAAGGGATGGACTTGAAATAGCTATTGAACAAGGCGATGAG GATCTCTTGACTGTGAACGTTGGAAAAATCCTGCTGGAGTGTTCAGGCATGCTGACAGCGTTCCAGTCGTATTGCGTAAAGCAAGCTGGTGCTGCCCTTCTGCTGGCTGGTCTCGAGAAGGAGAAGGAACTTCTGAGGATATTCTTACGCGTCTCGCAGATGGAAAACGCCGTTTTGAGGAGAATGAATCTAAACTCATTTCTCATG GTGCCAGTACAACGCGTGACAAAATATCCCCTCCTTCTCTCTCGGCTGTATCGCGCCACAGCCGCGTGCGCCACCGAACGAGAAGACGTAAAGTCTGCGCAACGCTGCGTGGAATGCAGACTCGAAGAAATCAACGCAGCTGCCGCGGCCGCAGCTGCTGCAGCGAGAGACGTACCTCTGTGGAGACGACTCGCAGCTGCACGAAGAACTGCGCATGACTTACATGTGGCCGATATTAAGTTGAGGAAAATGGCTGTCGATGTTCTGGACTGGAATCATGATGACGCCAG GTTCGCAATGGAGGGTAAGCTGCTGTTCACCCAGCCCAACGACAACAACTGGCGGAAAGGTCGCACCATCAAGTTGACGCCAATCAACGCTCTTTTGGTAACTAACGGGAAG
- the LOC118272345 gene encoding uncharacterized protein LOC118272345 isoform X1, with the protein MAAVSAAMFRPGGGLDPSCYATQRIYDTTENTRPKKWSSKLKLNTSGSSKTSEKSPESPYMYGTISGPGGSALSKSMKYAETWLYGSVRTQTPPIRPSVFSAYPEVSGPVLISTPQKPTPHNYAVILCSCPEYLNGTKKTSSTKVSICKKCKGSRLPLTIADSPQLLVGGTVRGPQVSRDSGLLRAGTVRVQGSKSRPTILKSNGDTDPYDLMRRNRLAPPHEARIGSQFSTTRLRAKSISPCRVKTKKPTSPETLRKNRSKSVSRVNEIWVEEDANTSTDSKKSILSCDINPYDLVKSNGNSKSLVEIEFDDDFGHVFQESMKSKNLSSSGKSKSDSNVKAIGGQRIRISDESKSSKIDDASVYDPVDYDLKSYELKSQDTSPTLSLPNIKNENKKTVSISKSSSKKILSIPTSNRAKQKSVSPKRPPRRMRNNKTDDDSESDNQRLTERTNRKLDSYSRNSKLKNHNTDTIKSILKKPRNYDTIESTTKSESSNEMENKRVNSSLFYLPKPKDKVSINPQNILGRKRVQFLVEKEETTEIYTAELNLEPVTSKEVPAEVLSSSIDTEEDVVAEGDIVSRSLDESCEKLTELITQTITTNGDEKFDNVQLENNIIDTAVEDTTETITATVSKPEAISVEVVNNVNKEGKILYFVNVNVSDVCDDVKVYFLFPDNNIPRIPALRRSESERIPSTISIDPPKFLDTMALRPRSKHGHTSQVFLTSVVENEMCSTNQYVFSQPEANEEVTMPTLNNHYNDNIDIGNLSDSSEITRTILTNLRRGISESPEPPPRLKSKERTKSKKHNYVKTRFVRNNSSSSTSDEWSDANDYEQKTILRVKQFDSDTDEPKTASGILRSSENEPRKTSIQINGNECYSTMNVSSDTPIYLSSVVVNDEYGNTCNTYQTGTTVTISVGTPQKEVKKSKSQIYIGAVLSQQPEKNLEANTYEEYYADKNKDGSYSSRDQNTSNDLSSILNDPVEAVRRNLIPHVCGKQDDKNYSDCQQTIEPNNGNFVTKLFDDPFFAHLAEGLDSDLVKKLIENSLIKLQETKNSEGTDSSEMTIEKLIESSLKNLKEESAKEGEKKEEVKPKNENSAKDDASNKQNMIDSSVCQENEDNSCSAPYESMEYESGAMGVFSDLEPMSDCYNASASELSTEDDTNSTRSKFYQMLVDAALCDIEISNNTDDDHHYESIRLNSDPIYEEIGDMPPPLPVNPPPNSLMILDDEKRSGSRSIFEGASKYDILSYLVDAKERGIDDEETYITSYATHNESSNMIEESKDKINNSEIIDTHLSSNTSQLSNASDSSEDNSLIINHETLEKALVCKKTSAEIERNDSGVGSETSKSSRSRLQGKTSPCNIISDKDTPIHLCEDCDSAVETQITEQGAIYAPLVCRKCAKKRAERKEIITEIVETEEKYGRDLQIILEEFYKPMLVAGLLNQEQLSAIFLNVEELIENNQVLSEKLRDGLEIAIEQGDEDLLTVNVGKILLECSGMLTAFQSYCVKQAGAALLLAGLEKEKELLRIFLRVSQMENAVLRRMNLNSFLMVPVQRVTKYPLLLSRLYRATAACATEREDVKSAQRCVECRLEEINAAAAAAAAAARDVPLWRRLAAARRTAHDLHVADIKLRKMAVDVLDWNHDDARFAMEGKLLFTQPNDNNWRKGRTIKLTPINALLVTNGKPTITHKTNEIRETREARDREAREKEGEALFARSGVREAALLLVREKAGRYTLQREPLFLDRCVVAADHEPEHFFEVHEITTKDSYIFKAEENSRTRTWYRQLQYHAQGAGAWRKRRNALANIMINPMLTRN; encoded by the exons ATATATGACACGACAGAAAACACGCGGCCGAAGAAATGGTCATCGAAGCTGAAGTTGAACACATCAGGAAGCTCCAAGACATCAGAAAAATCTCCAGAAAGCCCGTACATGTACGGAACTATCAGTGGGCCAGGAGGTTCAGCGCTATCTAAATCAATGAAGTATGCTGAGACCTGGCTTTATGGGTCCGTAAGGACCCAAACCCCACCTATACGACCCAGCGTCTTCTCTGCTTACCCAGAAGTCTCTGGTCCTGTCCTTATAAGCACACCTCAAAAACCTACACCACACAACTATGCTGTCATACTATGTTCCTGTCCTGAGTACCTGAACGGTACAAAGAAAACCAGCTCAACCAAAGTCAGTATTTGTAAGAAATGCAAGGGATCTCGTTTGCCATTAACTATAGCTGATAGCCCACAGTTGTTGGTCGGGGGCACGGTTAGAGGTCCTCAAGTCAGTCGTGACTCTGGCTTGCTGAGAGCTGGGACAGTAAGAGTACAAGGATCGAAGTCACGACCGACAATACTTAAGTCTAATGGAGATACCGATCCATATGATTTGATGAGAAGAAACAGATTGGCACCTCCACATGAAGCTCGTATAGGAAGCCAGTTTTCAACAACGCGGTTGCGGGCCAAAAGTATAAGCCCTTGTAGAGTGAAAACTAAGAAACCAACCAGCCCAGAGACACTTCGTAAGAATCGAAGTAAATCTGTTAGTCGAGTAAATGAGATATGGGTTGAAGAAGATGCCAACACAAGTACTGACTCCAAGAAGTCAATATTGTCTTGTGACATCAATCCTTATGACTTGGTAAAATCAAACGGTAATTCAAAATCATTAGTAGAAATTGAGTTTGACGATGATTTTGGACACGTTTTCCAAGAATCCATGAAAAGTAAAAACTTGAGCTCTTCAGGCAAGTCTAAATCAGATTCCAATGTAAAAGCCATTGGTGGTCAAAGAATAAGAATCTCTGACGAGTCTAAATCGAGTAAAATAGATGACGCCTCAGTATATGATCCCGTTGATTATGATCTCAAATCCTATGAATTAAAATCTCAAGACACATCCCCGACTTTGTCATtgccaaatattaaaaatgaaaataagaaaacagtGTCTATTAGTAAGAGTTCgagtaagaaaatattaagtatCCCTACATCAAACCGTGCAAAACAAAAAAGTGTCTCCCCGAAGCGACCACCGAGACGAATGAGGAATAATAAAACTGATGATGACAGTGAGAGTGATAATCAGAGATTGACGGAAAGAACTAACAGAAAACTTGACAGTTACTCACGTAACTCTAAGCTTAAGAATCACAATACTGATACTATAAAATCTATTCTGAAAAAGCCAAGAAATTACGATACCATTGAATCGACTACAAAATCTGAATCATCAAATGAGATGGAGAATAAAAGAGTAAACTCGTCTCTGTTTTATCTACCAAAACCTAAAGATAAGGTGTCTATTAATCCTCAAAATATACTGGGTAGAAAGCGTGTCCAATTTCTGGTTGAAAAGGAAGAAACCACAGAAATCTATACTGCTGAACTTAACCTTGAACCGGTTACCTCGAAAGAAGTTCCCGCCGAAGTTTTGAGCTCTAGCATAGATACTGAAGAAGATGTGGTAGCCGAAGGAGACATTGTAAGCCGTAGTTTGGATGAATCTTGTGAAAAATTGACAGAGTTGATAACCCAAACTATAACAACAAATGGTGATGAAAAATTTGACAATGTGCAGctggaaaataatataatcgacACCGCGGTCGAAGACACTACAGAGACAATTACAGCTACGGTATCTAAACCAGAAGCGATCAGTGTTGAAGttgttaataatgtaaataaagaaggtaagattttatattttgttaatgtgaATGTAAGTGACGTATGTGATgatgttaaagtttattttttgtttccagATAACAACATTCCCAGAATACCTGCACTACGTCGATCAGAATCTGAACGTATCCCATCGACTATATCAATAGATCCACCGAAGTTCTTAGATACGATGGCATTGCGACCAAGAAGTAAACATGGACACACAAGCCAAGTGTTCCTAACATCCGTAGTAGAAAACGAAATGTGCAGCACAAATCAATACGTTTTTAGTCAACCAGAGGCGAATGAAGAAGTTACTATGCCAACGTTGAACAATCATTACAATGACAACATTGATATTGGAAATCTCAGCGACAGCAGCGAAATAACAAGAACTATTTTGACTAATTTACGTCGAGGAATATCGGAGTCACCTGAACCGCCACCTCGGCTCAAGTCAAAGGAACGAACTAAATCAAAGAAGCATAACTACGTCAAAACACGCTTTGTTCGTAACAACTCCTCAAGCTCCACCAGTGACGAATGGTCAGATGCTAATGATTACGAGCAAAAAACTATTCTACGTGTAAAACAATTTGATTCTGATACCGATGAACCGAAAACTGCTTCAGGCATACTGCGATCATCAGAAAATGAACCCAGAAAGACCTCCATTCAAATAAATGGAAACGAGTGCTATTCAACTATGAATGTGAGCAGTGATACACCCATTTATTTGTCTTCAGTTGTTGTCAATGATGAGTATGGAAATACGTGTAATACCTATCAAACTGGAACCACCGTTACAATTAGTGTTGGAACTCCACAAAAAGAAGTAAAGAAATCTAAAAGTCAAATTTACATAGGTGCTGTACTTTCCCAACAACCTGAAAAGAATTTAGAAGCGAACACGTACGAAGAATATTACgctgataaaaataaagatggcTCGTACAGCTCTAGAGATCAGAACACATCAAATGATCTATCTTCAATTCTTAACGACCCCGTCGAAGCTGTTAGAAGAAATTTGATTCCACACGTCTGTGGTAAACAAGACGATAAAAATTATTCTGATTGCCAACAAACAATTGAGCCAAATAACGGTAATTTTGTCACAAAACTTTTTGATGATCCTTTCTTTGCTCATCTTGCCGAAGGTTTGGATTCAGATCTGGTTAAAAAATTAATAGAGAACTCTTTAATAAAACTCCAAGAAACTAAGAACTCAGAAGGGACAGACAGCAGTGAAATGACTATAGAAAAGCTTATAGAAAGTTCATTAAAGAATTTGAAAGAAGAGAGTGCGAAGGAAGGAGAGAAGAAAGAAGAAGTGAAACCAAAGAATGAGAATAGTGCCAAAGACGATGCGtcgaataaacaaaatatgatcGACTCTTCCGTCTGCCAAGAGAATGAAGATAATAGCTGCTCTGCTCCCTATGAAAGTATGGAGTACGAGAGCGGTGCTATGGGAGTTTTTTCTGATCTCGAGCCAATGTCAGACTGCTATAATGCTTCAGCGAGTGAGTTGTCTACTGAAGACGATACGAattcaacgagatcgaaatttTATCAAATGTTGGTCGACGCCGCGTTGTGTGATATTGAAATATCCAATAATACCGACGATGACCATCATTACGAATCGATTCGTTTGAACAGTGATCCTATATACGAAGAGATTGGAGATATGCCACCGCCATTGCCCGTAAACCCGCCTCCAAATTCTCTAATGATACTAGATGACGAGAAACGAAGTGGATCACGTTCAATATTTGAAGGAGCATCGAAGTACGATATTTTATCTTACTTGGTGGATGCTAAGGAGAGAGGTATTGATGATGAGGAAACATACATAACTAGTTACGCTACTCATAATGAGTCTTCGAATATGATTGAGGAAtcaaaagacaaaataaataatagtgaaATAATTGACACACATCTAAGTAGTAACACCAGCCAGTTATCTAACGCATCAGATTCAAGTGAAGATAATTCGCTTATCATCAACCATGAGACGTTAGAAAAAGCCCTCGTGTGCAAGAAAACGTCCGCAGAAATCGAAAGGAACGATTCTGGCGTTGGTTCGGAGACGAGTAAGTCTTCAAGAAGTAGACTTCAAGGTAAAACGTCTCCGTGCAATATAATTAGTGACAAAGATACGCCTATACATCTTTGTGAAGATTGTGATAGTGCTGTGGAAACACAAATTACAGAACAAG GTGCAATATACGCTCCCTTAGTGTGCCGAAAATGTGCTAAGAAAAGGGCAGAAAGAAAGGAAATTATCACAGAAATAGTGGAAACTGAAGAGAAGTATGGCAGAGATTTACAAATCATTCTTGAAGAGTTTTACAAACCTATGCTGGTGGCTGGTCTGCTCAATCAAGAACAACTAAGTGCTATTTTCTTGAATGTCGAAGAGCTAATTGAGAATAACCAAGTCCTTTCTGAGAAGTTAAGGGATGGACTTGAAATAGCTATTGAACAAGGCGATGAG GATCTCTTGACTGTGAACGTTGGAAAAATCCTGCTGGAGTGTTCAGGCATGCTGACAGCGTTCCAGTCGTATTGCGTAAAGCAAGCTGGTGCTGCCCTTCTGCTGGCTGGTCTCGAGAAGGAGAAGGAACTTCTGAGGATATTCTTACGCGTCTCGCAGATGGAAAACGCCGTTTTGAGGAGAATGAATCTAAACTCATTTCTCATG GTGCCAGTACAACGCGTGACAAAATATCCCCTCCTTCTCTCTCGGCTGTATCGCGCCACAGCCGCGTGCGCCACCGAACGAGAAGACGTAAAGTCTGCGCAACGCTGCGTGGAATGCAGACTCGAAGAAATCAACGCAGCTGCCGCGGCCGCAGCTGCTGCAGCGAGAGACGTACCTCTGTGGAGACGACTCGCAGCTGCACGAAGAACTGCGCATGACTTACATGTGGCCGATATTAAGTTGAGGAAAATGGCTGTCGATGTTCTGGACTGGAATCATGATGACGCCAG GTTCGCAATGGAGGGTAAGCTGCTGTTCACCCAGCCCAACGACAACAACTGGCGGAAAGGTCGCACCATCAAGTTGACGCCAATCAACGCTCTTTTGGTAACTAACGGGAAG